The Papaver somniferum cultivar HN1 chromosome 3, ASM357369v1, whole genome shotgun sequence genome includes a region encoding these proteins:
- the LOC113361872 gene encoding uncharacterized protein LOC113361872, protein MRSSMLIKARSMLTMSAENYKWLAPPRDFLKSNSSGSVKNQVGTSAYLIRDHDSEWVVAEFNPNPSKTNSTASEMTGMANSLRKFIELKNINSPLRKKLGDKKCDSIDRVEGVIIESDNVAVVESINGNFNFTSDLENKAFKLRELVKKVKELYGTCIVRQIKSEVNGVAQILSQMALNKDRTTLAKMGLDRDKTFINIGDLPKDFQEPVCGKNGVG, encoded by the coding sequence ATGAGGTCGTCGATGCTTATTAAGGCCAGGAGTATGCTCACAATGTCAGCTGAAAATTATAAGTGGCTGGCACCTCCAAGAGACTTCTTGAAATCTAATTCAAGTGGTTCAGTGAAGAACCAGGTTGGTACTTCTGCCTATTTAATTAGGGACCATGATTCCGAGTGGGTAGTCGCTGAATTTAACCCAAATCCTAGCAAGACTAATAGCACAGCAAGTGAAATGACTGGTATGGCAAATTCTCTTAGAAAGTTCATTGAGCTGAAAAACATTAATAGTCCGTTACGAAAGAAACTCGGGGATAAAAAATGTGATTCAATTGATAGAGTTGAGGGGGTTATAATTGAGAGTGACAACGTAGCAGTCGTGGAAAGCATCAATGGAAATTTTAATTTTACATCAGACCTTGAAAATAAGGCGTTCAAATTAAGGGAGTTGGTCAAGAAAGTAAAGGAACTGTATGGCACCTGCATTGTTAGACAAATCAAGAGTGAGGTTAACGGAGTCGCACAGATATTGTCCCAAATGGCATTGAACAAAGACAGGACCACATTGGCCAAAATGGGGTTGGACAGGGACAAGACGTTTATCAACATTGGAGACCTTCCTAAGGATTTCCAAGAACCTGTCTGCGGAAAGAATGGAGTTGGATAA
- the LOC113361871 gene encoding uncharacterized protein LOC113361871: MDEIETTEKRIKQTMAEEDDEENEIGLVMDEDVETVAVGSEEMENLINGVLEKIERFTQQVSEMLEAGKTLFKDLSNEFEERIIGIHKEQIEKWQDEIKELRSLDAMNEEANTRLHMTRSLFQNVQI; encoded by the exons ATGGACGAGATTGAAACAACTGAGAAACGAATTAAACAAACA ATGGCAGAAGAGGATGATGAGGAAAATGAAATCGGATTAGTAATGGACGAAGATGTTGAAACTGTTGCAGTCGGATCTGAAGAGATGGAAAACCTTATTAACGGAGTTCTTGAAAAAATTGAGCGATTCACTCAACAG GTTTCAGAGATGCTTGAGGCAGGGAAAACACTCTTTAAAGATCTCAGTAATGAATTTGAAGAACGTATTATTGG AATTCATAAGGAACAGATTGAGAAATGGCAGGACGAGATTAAGGAACTGAGATCACTGGATGCTATGAACGAAGAAGCAAATACTCGTCTTCATATGACTCGTTCACTGTTCCAGAATGTTCAGATTTGA
- the LOC113360311 gene encoding glutathione transferase GST 23-like, giving the protein MRDESSVKLIGAWPSPFTYRAIWALELKGIKYEYKNEDLKNKSEMLLKYNPVYKKTPFLVHGGKPISESMVIREYIDEAWQENSPLLPKDPYEKFVARFGLNSRRIKGPSVRIFFSATGAEQEKAQNEISEMLKTIEEKGGLDENKFFGGDAIGSVDLAIAPIYILLVRSNRRSNMSENL; this is encoded by the exons ATGAGAGACGAGTCATCAGTGAAACTGATTGGGGCTTGGCCTAGTCCTTTCACTTACAGAGCAATTTGGGCCTTAGAGTTGAAAGGTATCAAATATGAATACAAAAATGAAGATCTCAAAAACAAGAGTGAAATGTTGTTAAAATACAACCCAGTTTATAAAAAGACACCATTTCTAGTCCATGGAGGAAAACCCATTTCAGAATCCATGGTTATCCGTGAATACATCGACGAAGCGTGGCAGGAGAATAGCCCACTACTACCCAAGGATCCTTATGAGAAATTTGTTGCTAGGTTTGGATTAAATTCACGGAGGATAA AGGGTCCAAGTGTTAGAATATTTTTCTCAGCAACAGGAGCAGAACAAGAAAAGGCCCAAAATGAAATTTCAGAAATGCTAAAAACTATCGAAGAAAAAGGTGGTCTCGACGAGAATAAGTTTTTCGGAGGTGATGCCATCGGATCGGTGGATTTGGCAATTGCACCTATATATATCTTACTGGTTAGGAGCAATAGACGAAGTAATATGAGTGAAAATCTTTGA